Below is a window of Roseofilum reptotaenium CS-1145 DNA.
TGCATTAGAAACCGGAATAGGACTTAAATGTACCTGTTCAACCAGGGGGGTATATCCCAACCAACACAGAGAACCCGTTGTAAACTGTTGAGGAGAACCACTAACACCAAAGCGGGTGGGCTTAGGTGCGTAGCCATTCCGCAAACCCAGCAACTCCAGCTCTTGACCTGTTGCTTTAACAACATGAACGGCTGGATTAATCACTTGTACCGATTTTGGCAACAGTTGACGAATCACCGAATCTAAAAGAGGGTAGTGGGTACAGCCATAAACCAGAGTATCAATATTTTGTTGTAGCAGAGGTTGCAAATAGGAACGAGCAACCTCATAAGTATAGGGGTCATTGATGCGATTTTGTTCAATGAGGGGTACAAACTCTGGGCATCCCACTTGCCATACCTGAACCGTTGGATCAACTTCAATCATGGCTTGACGATAGGCTTGACTGGCAGCAGTTGCAGGAGTGGCAATCACTCCGACCCGTTTACCGACAGCAACAGCCGCTCTAGCGGCTGGTAAAATTAATCCGAGGATGGGAGTTGAGAACTCATCGCTAATGGCTTCTAGTGCTAAAGCATTACTGGTATTGCAAGCCATGACTACCATTTTCACCTGTTGCTGTTCCATCCAGGTGATAATTTCTCGTACAAATTGAATAATCTCTTCCGACGATCGCGTACCATAGGGCAAGCGTGCGGTATCGCCAAAATAAATAATCGATTCCTGGGGAAGCTGACGATACAGTTCGCTCAGAACCGTTAGTCCGCCTACACCGCTATCAAAAACCCCAATTGGTCGATGATTGATGGTCATGATTTCTCTTTACTCCAAATCACTCACTCACACCATGGGGTTTAGCTGCGCCTCCCCCCACTAATAATTTTGCTGAATATGGCGCAAAATGCCATTCGCGATG
It encodes the following:
- the murI gene encoding glutamate racemase — translated: MTINHRPIGVFDSGVGGLTVLSELYRQLPQESIIYFGDTARLPYGTRSSEEIIQFVREIITWMEQQQVKMVVMACNTSNALALEAISDEFSTPILGLILPAARAAVAVGKRVGVIATPATAASQAYRQAMIEVDPTVQVWQVGCPEFVPLIEQNRINDPYTYEVARSYLQPLLQQNIDTLVYGCTHYPLLDSVIRQLLPKSVQVINPAVHVVKATGQELELLGLRNGYAPKPTRFGVSGSPQQFTTGSLCWLGYTPLVEQVHLSPIPVSNARECNKENATMNP